In the Pseudomonas sp. ADAK2 genome, one interval contains:
- a CDS encoding ABC transporter permease translates to MIELLQEYWKPFLYSDGYHITGLAMTMWLLSASIFIGFLVSIPLSIARVSPHFYIRLPVQFYTYLFRGTPLYIQLLICYTGIYSLAAIRAQPVLDAFFRDAMNCTILAFALNTCAYTTEIFAGAIRSMNHGEVEAAKAYGLTGWKLYAYVIMPSALRRSLPYYSNEVILMLHSTTVAFTATIPDILKVARDANSATFLTFQSFGIAALIYLTVTFALVGLFRLAERRWLAFLGPTH, encoded by the coding sequence ACCACATCACCGGCCTGGCCATGACCATGTGGCTGCTCAGCGCCTCGATCTTCATCGGCTTCCTGGTGTCGATCCCGCTGTCCATCGCCCGGGTGTCGCCGCACTTCTACATTCGTCTGCCGGTGCAGTTCTACACCTACCTGTTCCGCGGTACGCCGCTCTATATCCAGCTGCTGATCTGCTACACCGGCATCTACAGCCTCGCGGCCATCCGTGCACAACCGGTACTGGACGCGTTCTTCCGCGATGCGATGAACTGCACCATCCTCGCCTTCGCCCTGAACACCTGTGCCTACACCACGGAGATTTTCGCCGGGGCGATCCGCAGCATGAACCACGGTGAAGTCGAAGCAGCCAAGGCCTATGGCCTGACCGGCTGGAAGCTGTATGCCTACGTGATCATGCCGTCGGCCCTGCGTCGCTCGTTGCCTTATTACAGCAACGAAGTGATCCTGATGCTGCACTCGACCACCGTGGCGTTCACCGCGACCATCCCCGACATCCTGAAAGTGGCGCGGGACGCCAACTCGGCGACCTTCCTGACCTTCCAGTCGTTCGGCATCGCCGCGCTGATCTACCTGACCGTGACCTTTGCGCTGGTCGGCCTGTTCCGTCTCGCCGAACGCCGATGGCTGGCCTTTCTCGGGCCGACTCACTAG
- a CDS encoding succinylglutamate desuccinylase/aspartoacylase family protein, which yields MRHQKHDLLAPLPGTARQIHSFHFGPANGAGKIYIQSSLHADEMPGMLVAWHLKQRLAELEAAGRLRSEIVLVPVANPVGLEQVLMDVPLGRYELESGQNFNRWFVDLSEEVGNEIEGQLGDDPQHNLELIRSSLRNALARQTACTQLQSQRLTLQRLACDADMVLDLHCDFEAVAHLYTTPEAWPQVEPLARYIGAEASLLATYSGGQSFDECFTLLWWQLKERFGEHFDIPLGSFSVTVELRGQGDVYHPLASADCQALINYLIHFGAIAGEAAPLPELPYPATPLAGVEPVATPVGGLLVFTAVPGQYLEAGQLIAEVIDPILDRVTPIHCTAAGLMYARSLRRMATAGMVIAHVAGTEAYRSGYLLSP from the coding sequence ATGCGCCACCAGAAACATGACCTGCTGGCCCCGCTGCCGGGGACCGCACGACAGATCCACAGCTTTCACTTCGGCCCGGCCAATGGTGCGGGCAAGATCTACATCCAGTCGTCCCTGCACGCCGATGAAATGCCCGGCATGCTGGTGGCCTGGCACCTCAAGCAGCGCCTGGCGGAGCTGGAAGCCGCCGGGCGTCTGCGCAGCGAGATCGTGTTGGTGCCCGTCGCCAACCCGGTCGGCCTGGAACAGGTGTTAATGGACGTGCCCCTGGGCCGTTACGAACTGGAGAGCGGGCAGAACTTCAACCGCTGGTTCGTCGATTTGAGCGAAGAAGTGGGCAACGAGATCGAAGGCCAGCTCGGCGACGATCCGCAGCACAACCTCGAACTGATCCGCAGCAGCCTGCGCAACGCCCTCGCCCGCCAGACCGCTTGCACCCAACTGCAATCCCAGCGCCTGACCCTGCAACGGCTGGCCTGTGACGCGGACATGGTGCTGGACCTGCATTGCGATTTCGAAGCCGTCGCGCACCTTTACACCACGCCGGAGGCCTGGCCGCAGGTCGAGCCGCTGGCGCGCTACATCGGTGCCGAGGCCAGCCTCTTGGCCACCTATTCCGGCGGCCAGTCGTTCGATGAATGCTTCACTTTGCTCTGGTGGCAGTTGAAGGAGCGCTTCGGCGAGCACTTCGATATCCCGCTGGGCAGTTTTTCGGTCACTGTCGAATTGCGCGGCCAGGGCGATGTATATCACCCGCTGGCCAGCGCCGATTGCCAGGCGCTGATCAATTACCTGATTCACTTTGGCGCCATCGCTGGCGAAGCGGCGCCACTGCCCGAGCTGCCCTATCCGGCCACGCCGCTGGCCGGGGTCGAACCGGTGGCCACGCCGGTTGGCGGGTTGCTGGTGTTCACCGCGGTGCCGGGGCAATACCTGGAAGCCGGCCAACTGATTGCCGAAGTCATCGACCCGATCCTCGACCGCGTCACCCCTATCCATTGCACCGCCGCCGGGTTGATGTACGCCCGTTCGCTGCGCCGCATGGCCACTGCCGGCATGGTGATCGCCCACGTCGCGGGCACCGAAGCCTATCGCAGCGGCTACCTACTTTCGCCTTGA
- a CDS encoding ABC transporter ATP-binding protein gives MYKLTIDGLHKSYGDHHVLKGVSLKANTGDVISLIGASGSGKSTFLRCINFLEQPNDGAMSLDGKDIRMVKDRHGMHVADPDELQRIRTRLAMVFQHFNLWSHMTVLENITMAPRRVLGCSKEEAEDRARRYLDKVGLAARVADQYPAFLSGGQQQRVAIARALAMEPEVMLFDEPTSALDPELVGEVLRVIQGLAEEGRTMIMVTHEMSFARKVSSQVLFLHQGLVEEEGAPEDVLGNPKSERLKQFLSGNLK, from the coding sequence ATGTATAAATTGACCATCGACGGCCTGCATAAAAGTTATGGCGACCATCATGTGCTCAAAGGTGTTTCGCTCAAGGCCAACACTGGCGACGTCATCAGCCTGATCGGCGCCAGCGGCTCGGGCAAAAGTACCTTCCTGCGCTGCATCAACTTTCTCGAACAACCGAATGACGGCGCCATGAGCCTGGATGGCAAGGACATCCGCATGGTCAAGGATCGCCACGGCATGCACGTGGCTGATCCCGATGAACTGCAACGGATCCGCACGCGCCTGGCCATGGTGTTTCAGCATTTCAACCTGTGGAGCCACATGACGGTGCTGGAAAACATCACCATGGCCCCGCGCCGGGTGTTGGGGTGCAGCAAGGAGGAAGCCGAAGACCGTGCCCGACGTTATCTCGACAAGGTGGGCCTGGCGGCGCGAGTAGCTGATCAGTACCCGGCGTTTCTGTCCGGCGGCCAGCAGCAACGGGTGGCGATTGCCCGCGCGTTGGCGATGGAACCGGAAGTCATGCTGTTCGACGAACCGACCTCCGCCCTCGACCCGGAGCTGGTGGGCGAAGTATTGCGCGTGATCCAGGGCCTGGCCGAGGAAGGCCGGACCATGATCATGGTCACCCACGAAATGAGCTTCGCCCGCAAAGTGTCGAGCCAGGTGTTGTTTCTGCACCAGGGGTTGGTGGAGGAGGAAGGGGCGCCGGAGGATGTGTTGGGGAATCCGAAGAGTGAGCGGTTGAAGCAGTTCCTCAGCGGCAACCTCAAGTAA